Genomic DNA from Setaria italica strain Yugu1 chromosome V, Setaria_italica_v2.0, whole genome shotgun sequence:
CATCGAAAAAGTCATCCGTTGCATCCGTTGAGGTTCTATTGCCACCAACATCATATGTGGCTACATTTGAGTATATTTGGTTGCCAGAATATTTGTATTGCCCCTAAAATTTATTCGTGGGCATTGTATATCATATACAGTAGAGTCTAGAGCGCGCCCCTGGCGGGCTAATCTTTCAACCAATTACGTAAAATCTTCATTAAAAGGATTGATATTCGCGCACCAGTGTCAAGAATGTGATATATTTTGGGGGAAAAAGTAAAATTGGTGGCTCTAATTAGATCATTGCATATATTTATGTTTAGATCTATATGTCTTGATGTGACAGAAGAAATTATGATACTTAATAATGATGAATAATGCCTGCATGCGATAGTATAAATATTAACTTTAAAGAAGATGTGTAACTATTCTTATATACTCACCAATGCAAAGGCAGCAGATTGGAATGGGAATCGAGTAGGATAACTGTATAGTAATCACAATCACATTGCCTTTACTTGTGTGCGAAAGTAAACTAGCTATTATTGAAATAAGTGACATGGTAACATAATATACAGTTACATAATAGCAGTAGAAGGCGAGTATTAAAGTACATAAGCACATTAACTGGTGGTTTAAATTCAATGCTCCAAGTTGAATCATCCCCTACAATGCCTCTTATATCCAAAGTCCCAACTAAAATTTTGGGAATGGATGGTTCTCCTGAACAATCTGGTGTGCCTTCAATTGCAGCTGTAAGTATGACTTCCGTCAATTTCCATGCTATTTTTTAGGAAAAGTTTTATTAACTGTAAATTTCTGACAAATAATACTACTGTGGCATAATTCTTTTATTGTGTTTGTCCTAGGTAATGAAAGGCAATAATATCCATCTCAAATAACAGATGCTACGATAACAAAACATGATATTAGCAATATCACTGAAATTTATTTATATGGCAATATCATTTGGATTGTTGTCCAGCAGTCTCAAATTAACACCAAGAAATGCTACTGGCTGAAGATCTCTGAGCCGCTAGTACCCTGCACACCAGCAACCGTAGGCTTCAGCTTCAATTCATACTCCTGAAAGGTGATGCGGGAGAGCAGGACGCAGCCTTCCATTCCATGAGTACTGCGGGTGGCGTTGGTGGCAGCTAGTTCACCACTGAATAACCTTTTGCAAAGAACAGTGATATGTGCACCTTCCAACTTCCTGTACAGGGTGTAATAGAATGTCCATTTAGTATCAACTCCAATAGCAAGTCTGTATAGCATATGTAACTTGATGCATCCTTGGCCATCACAAGTTAACTCTTTGCTCAAGCTACTCTAGAAGTCCATATAAGAAGAATATCACAAATGAAAGCTTTATACGCATGCCTGGTACCTAAGAAGAATTGACATGAATCATATTACAATAAACATTATTTGACTATTTAATTCATACACGTGAAATATTATGCTGACAACTGAACCAAATAACAATTTTTGCACATATAAGAAAGTCATAGAAAGTTAGATGCTTGGACACAAAAATTGACAAATTGCATCTCTTTTTATTCTCAAAAACGAATGTGTAGATTGTGAGAAAAAATTTACCTCATCATTAATAGTCCCTCTACCACTCTGTGGTGTCACTGGTAGTTCAGGGATGTTCAACAATTTAGTTGTTATGGTTCTTGAAGTATGGCTTGGCTAGTCTTTGAAGCTGCGAATTGCATCAGATTACCACCATATATGTTGAATGCAGTAAACATaggcagaggcagaggcagcCTCCTATCCAAGCTCACTAACATTGACTAAGCTCTAACTTCTATAAGATATATGACATTAACACATATGGTTCATGCGACTCGGAAAGCTTGAGCTAGGAAAAAGGGGAAGCACAATATAAGTTCAGTCATCACAGAAATTTATTAATCTTAAGAAACTTTACTATGCTTGGTAGTTCTAAGAATTAACTGGAGTAAGTCTTTTAGGATACCACCATCATCATTGAAATGCATCCTATTATACAGAACTCTTTTATGGTTTAAAACTCCCACATTTATTTGGTCACATGTACAACTGGTGGGTACATCCTTAACAGAATTTTTTACTATCCAGCACAGATAGTCTAGTCAATAGCACAATACATTCTGAACTTTTCAAAGCCAATTCTCAAATTAAGTATATTAATTGCTTTATGTGATTCCTGCCAAATAAGATGAATCCAATAACCAGGAAGATCACTACAAACTAATAACCTAGATAAATGCATGTACTTAATCCATAAGCAATGcttgagaaaaaaattgaatcTGGAGATGGACTAACGCAGGTAGTTAATCTATATGACTCGTGCCTCGTAAACATGTACACACCACCAAtaacaacatatatatatattttaatttttttatcctATTAGATGCACATGTAGTTCAATTTGGAGTTAATTTCGATAACcatgtagaaattcatttaacatatagaaaatactaaattagTTCTTAAATTTTTGAAATATCTAGAAGGCAACTTATCCGTAATCTAttacatataaaaaaataatttggtgcatataagataattatttgtgtgcaataataaaatttatactACTTTActtataaaaaaatgaaaaggcaTTGTTTTTTCTACGTCCCGTCACCCTCCCCCGTGGCCCTCGTTGCGATCGATTCCCACCCTCGTATCAAATTTTCTCCTTCCACGTCAATGGGTAAACATCTCAGCACCGTTCATTCTTCCGCACGTCTCCCTACGCCTCCAACTCTGCCTCCCCCTCCGCACGCCGCCTCTTTCCTAATCCACAATGCCTCCTATGCTCCAACGCCACACCGGGCCACCTCCGCCCGGACCGTGCcgcctccgtgcgccgccacgCCGGATCCGCGGTGGAGGAGCCCGGGGACTCCAACGGCCCCTCCTCTCCTGCTGCTCGTTGTGCTCTCGGGCTCTTCGCCATCCACCACTTCGGAGGCCATCCCCGTCCACCTCTTCGCCGTACATTCTTCTCCCTCCGCACCTTCTCATCGCccgacaccgccgcctcctctttcCTGAGACTCATCCGCCCGCACTTGCTCGATCGGTGCCTCCATCCATCCTGCCAGTGGCCAGAGGACATAGAAGCTCCCTGCCCTCACCTCATCTCCGGCCTCCGATCCAATCGGACCCGCCTTCCATCTGCCGGCGGTGCGTTACCTGCGGGACGGGAGATCCATGGCTGCGTTCCTGCTGCAGCTGTTGGCATCATCTCCAGAGCCTCATTTGATTCGCGGACATGCCAGCAAGGTTTGCACGCCCTTTCTTGATCTCTCGTCAATCACGCGCTGGGGCTCCACCTCCTACCTCCCATCCCTTTCCAATCGTGAGTGCCCCTGCACTGTTTAATTTTATTTGACAGTGTTTAATTTGGTGTCGCTTGCAGCTCTTCCCCTGGCCGTGATTGCTCAAGTGCGCCAAGGGGATTTGCACAGGTGAATGCTTGACATTGCTCTTGCTCTTGGTTCAGTTGGGAGGCTTGCAGATATGTTTTTTGGGCTGCATAGATCACTACATAATGTCTTTTTGTCTCTTGTGTCGCCTGAGCATGGGTTTACTTTGATTCAGTGTCTTTGTCTGCATCCAGAGCATGTCCAGAACTCTTGATCATCACGCTGCATAGCTCTTCTGCAATGCTTAAATATTTCAGTGTGAAAGATATCCCTTTGGCGCTTTGTGTTTCAGAATAACAGCAAGCACTTGAACTGATATATCTACTCTTATATTGACATCGTACTACTCTTGTTTTGCTTTACTTTCTGCACGTGCTTATTAATTTTGAAAAGTCAGTTTAGTTTAACATGTATATTTGTGATCTCAATATGCCAAGAATGCTTGGCATAAGCATGGTGCTATGCCTACCCAAGAAACTACTCCCTAACTGGGCTGAGAAATAAGTtagcaggagagggagagatTGGTTGCAACCACTGAGCACAAGGAGTGACCATCAATCCGCACCTTTTCTTTACCCTTACCATGCTAATGTAGTATCAGGATAAATATAGATATTTAGAGTACAAATGGCAAAGATCCTAGCTACTTTGACTAGAGCTGGGAGGCTGTGAGTCTGATTGATAGCTCCAAATGCTTTTGGCTTTTCAGAAGCACGAGAGCACAAAGGCCTAAATTCTAAGTTGTGGCATGTACCTGCCCTCATGTGTTGGTTTCCTGTGGTAGTGGTGTTGGATTGGAACGGACCAGCAGAATGGTGAGGCTCTGCATTATCATTTTATCTTTGAAATCTTCAGATGGAACCATTTCCCCTACTACTCCATGTGACCATGTCTCCCTTATTTTAAAATGCTTCTTTTTGTAAATAATTGCATTGATATCAAAACCAAAGCAGATTTTTGGTAGTATATGCCTAATCAATAGTTGTGTGCAAAAGTGATATACCGTTATTTTGTCAAGGCACCTGATGAAATAGTGATTCTACTGTGCAACAGACTATTTTAAATTTTACTGTAGATAAAGGCACAGACATTTATTTAGGGCATGTGTTAAAAATATAAAATCAGAGAGCCCTGAAATTCTTCGTGTATTATACATATTATAAGGCATTAGTAATCAAGAACGATGTCTGAACAATATATAGAGTCGACCAtagtttagaaaaaaaaaacctatcACCTCATGTTTGGTTCAAGTTCCACTAATCTAGTTAATATGTACCTCAATCCTCATTCTGTATGCTTTTACAGTTTTAAGGTGCATGCTTTGTGAAGAGGAGAACTGGGAAGGCTTGGATATGAAGGTTATTTTGCTATGATGATACTAGAAAGGTGCCCAGGACTTTTTTGGAAAGAGGAATGGCATGGTCTGAAGTGAAACACTTCATATTCCAGAGTCCAGCTTCACCAACTGTAATACTACGTCAGTATATGCACATACACTTCACTAGCTGAAATACTACTTCAGTATATGCACAGACTCTTCACCAACTGAAATACTTCTTCCAAACTGCTTCACTAACAGAATTGCTCATATAGAGAGCTATATAGCTTTAAGAAAACGGTGACCTATGTTATATATTATTGTGCAAATATAAGACATAACTTTGTTTTGTATAAACCTGCATTTTGTTTTATACGGAGTATAGACCTGCATTTTGATTGTTTGATTTACATTACGGAATGTCAAGATATCCTCTCAGGGCAACTCGGGGAGGATAGAAACCCTGCTTTCATTCATAATTCCTAAGCATGATGTTTTGGAACGAATCATATATCACGTAACAGTTTATATTGTCTGATTTAGCTTCTTGCTGGCTATCaactcagggggtgtttggaaacactgtgctaaactttagcacctatcacattggatgtttggatactaattaagagtattaagcatagtctaattataaaactaattgcacagatggagtctaattcgtgagacgaatctattaagcctaattagtccatgatttgataatgtggtgctacagtaaccatttgctaatgatgaattaattagccttcataaattcgtctcgcgaattagactccatccatgcaattagttttgtaattacctcatgtttaatccttctaattagcatccgaacatccgatgtgactctgctaaagtttagcgcctcatatccaaacaccccctcagtaaATTGTTTCCTTTCAGAAATAGCagattttgggaaaaaaaacattGAGTGTTGTTCCTTCTGGAAATCAAGTGCATACAGATCAAGGAATTGTTCTTCATTGCTGCCATTCAGCGTGTGCTGAAGACTTTCTTGTGTAAGCAGTGTTCTGAACTTTGTGTCTTTGTTGGCAGTCTACGAAATATTTTCTTGGTTACACATAAATAGTTAATTTGCTGcacattaatatttttttatttttgttgagTAATATTCTCACATTTCAGATTGTGTGTTATTTTGCAGCTAATTGTAGGTTGCAGGTTGTTTTACTAATTTCAATAATTTGCAACCTGTTGCCTTGGAGCAACTCTGAATCTGAAGTAAACAAACTAAACCTATGTTGCTAGGTTTCTTTTTTCTATAAGAATGTGTATTGTAAATTTTTAAGAAACCAATATTTTACCAAAGTATTTTGTCTTCTGCCGAAAGTTTGAGAAGCTGCACAATTTTCATTCGAAAACAAACAACgtttatatataatttttttggtttTCTCATGGGATGATGATTTTAACACTACAAAAGGTATGATTTCTGTACTTGCCAATTCTATGCTACTAATCATTCTCCTCTGTCTTATTTCATTCATTCCGTATGTTTGCGTATTACTCAA
This window encodes:
- the LOC101752731 gene encoding uncharacterized protein LOC101752731; its protein translation is MPLISKVPTKILGMDGSPEQSGVPSIAAHRSFFRTSPYASNSASPSARRLFPNPQCLLCSNATPGHLRPDRAASVRRHAGSAVEEPGDSNGPSSPAARCALGLFAIHHFGGHPRPPLRRTFFSLRTFSSPDTAASSFLRLIRPHLLDRCLHPSCQWPEDIEAPCPHLISGLRSNRTRLPSAGGALPAGREIHGCVPAAAVGIISRASFDSRTCQQALPLAVIAQVRQGDLHSFKVHAL